DNA sequence from the Candidatus Cloacimonadaceae bacterium genome:
GCCCAGTTCAATGAGCTTCTGCATCAATGAGGAAATCGTGGCGGGAAATTCGCCAAAGAGTTTGACGAAATCTACATTGAAGAGTTCTTTCAGATCGCCGCTTTTATCCGAACTTGCCAGATCGATGCGGTTCAAGAGTTCCTCGCTGAGGTTGAAAAAACTATCCCGCTGCAAGCTCGCATATACCTCGTCCCGCAGCTTGTGATGAGCCTGCAAAGTTCCCTCGGACGCCGGTTTGAGCCGCTTGGTGATCAGATAATAGAGCCAGCGCGCCTCGATCATGGAGCCAAAGTACTCCTCATAATAATCCAGCGAAGAACGCACCCGCCGGCGCAGCAGACTTTCCAGACGCTCTTTCAGTTCCGGTTTCATCAGATGCGCCAACAAAAATGGCATGCGCTTTTCCACGGCTTGCAGATCGATGTCAAATCTGTCGATGCTGCGCAAAGGGCGCACGATGTTTCTGAATATGCCATTGATATAGGAATCTATCGTCATCACCTGCAGGAGCTTGCGATCCGCGGAGAGTTCCCTCAGAGCGGAAAGCAGCATATTCTCTTCCTCGATACTGAGCGCCGATCCATCCGGACGCAGGCTTTTGATCAAGCCGGCTTTGACCTCAGCTATTTTTGGATCATTGGAGCAGAGTAGGCTGAGGTTTTCCTGGATGCGTTCTCTGATCTCCGCGGTGGCTTTGCGGGTAAAGGTCAAAACGAGGATATTATCCAGGCAGAATTCGTTTTTGCCATAGTACTTCAGCACCAGGCTAACGTATTCGATGGCAAGGCGATATGTCTTTCCAGTGCCCGCGCTGGCGGAGATGATGCGATGGTTAAAATCCGACATTGTCCCTCCGAAAGCTGTTGTTAAAGAGATCGGCACGGCTGATCGCGGCAAGGGTCTTGCGATCCGCGACCTTGATCGGCAGGCGGTATCCGTTTTGCAGGATATCTTCCAGCCGGGCTTGCACTTGCTCGCGCCAACGGACACGTTTATTCTCATCCGTGCTTTTCTTGCCGCGCTGTTGGTCAAGGATCTGCCAAAAGAGGGAAACCGGCATTGCCTCATCTCCTTCGGGATCGAGCAAATAGTAGAAGTATTCATAGAAAGCAAGCTGCCCTTCATCCTCGCCGCCGGTCTTGAAATCCACGATGATGTTTTGCTGTCCGGTCTCGATGCGCAAATCCGCCTTACCGCGAATCAAAAGACGAATCTCTCCATCGGGATATTCCGCGCTTACGAGTTCCTTATGCACTTTTTCCTCATCGCTCATGCGATCCTGTTCAGGAATCAGTTCAAAGTGCCGGTTTTTCAGTTTCGGCAGCAGAAATTCCTGATAAAAGAGGCGCACGGAGGTCACGAGGCATTCGGAAATGATGCCGGTCAAAAACTCGTGATTATAGTTCTGGGGAATCTTATAGCGGTATTGATGTCCGGAAAGCAGCTCCAGCAAAATCTTGGTCAGCTTGTCCGTATCCGAGAAGGCCTTTTCAAGCGCTGCGATACCTTCGTGCCAGCCACCAAGGGGACGCAACAGTTCGGAAAGATAAGCGTGCATGATCGTGCCAAAAAGCTTCGGCCCGATGGTTTCCTTCAGAGCCAGGTCATAGTTTTCCAGACGCCGCAAACCGTTGATATACCAGGCAAAGGGGTTCTTTGTCATCTGCGAAAGGTTGTAATAGGAAGTCCGTATCTCGCCTTTGGGGAAGTCCTTTTCCGCTTCGCAGGGCATGCCGAAAAAGGCGTCGCCGCTTTCAAACCCGCAGATATCTTTATCCTCAAGCCCCGGAATCTGCCTTTTTGGAGTTGCGGCAAGCAGCTTTCCCTCATAGAGAGCGGAAACCGGATGCGTGCTTTCCACTTGATTTAGCTCAAATCCCGACAGTCTGCCATGTTCATGCAGCAGGATGAGTTCACTCACGAAAGAGCCGGGCTCGATGTCGTTATCCTGATTCCGGTAGCAATAGATCCTCGCTTGTTTGGCGCAGAGAATCAGCCTGAAGAAATAGTAGCGCTCCCAATCTCTGATCTGAGTGAAGCTTTTCAAGCCCAGTTTGGCGCGCTGGGTTTCATTGAGCAGCCACACGGGACCGGGATTTGAGGGAATCTCTCCCTCCACGGTGTGAAAGAAGATCACCTCGTCATAGCGGAGATCGCGGCTGTCCAACAGGTTGCCGATTTCATATAGAGTTTCCGCGCCGCCGGACTTTTGAAAGCGGTAGCGCGCGGATTTGAGATATTCGATGAAAAGCTTCAAAATCCTGGCGCTCAAAGCGATGCCGCTATCAGCATAGATAGCGCGCCAATCTGAAACGATTCCCAAATGCTCGATACTGCAAAAGTTTGCCAGGCGTTCATAGAATTGCTCGCGGATATCACTATAGAGCAACTCATTAGGAGAACACATTGCCTTGATTTCCAGCGCGCCGGAGAGGTCGATGACATGGCACAGACCGGTGATATTCTTGATTCCGCCAAGCTGTTTCAGCAGCGCGAAGTGGGATTTCATCACGCTTTGCAGCAGCGGATACTGCTTTTCGGCAGAGAGCAGATCAAAAAGCTCCAGGTCTTTGTCCAGATAAAGATAGTCATCCCGGCTGAGACTTTTGATCTCTCTCAAGAGCGCATCCCGTTGAACGATACCCCAATCCGGCTGATAGAAACGCACAAACAGCTCTCTCGAACACGCCTGCAGCACCAATCTCAACGGCAAATAACGCTGTTCACGGCTTTGCGCGAGGGCTTCCAAATGCGTTTGCCATAGCTGGAGCATTTGCCAGAGATCGCTTTGGGAAAAGGAGACCGCCTGCGGATAGGCAAAAACTTTCCGGGCAAAAAGCTCCCGATATGGCTTGGCGCAAAACTGACGATCCAGGATCAGACGCGCGGAAAGTTTCTTATCTTTCTCATCCAGGCTTTGGGAAAGCTCCACGGCATGGGCTTCGAGGAAGGCGAGCACCATCTGATCTTCGTTTTCAGTCTTGATGATTTCGATCTTTTCCACCCGGAAAT
Encoded proteins:
- a CDS encoding PD-(D/E)XK nuclease family protein, whose translation is MRDFICVPFGEDLISAALREIVDPAVLVFPTRVSAAQARTRFQNHWQFEDVEFITMDDLKSSSILPPQPSLADEKRLLCLWQVLDDEDRAQFHLTQYDDIVEWGGSFFRFFDELCDECVDAETLGALDSSGTMYLQAWQALYIDRVLQIRARYLAMIGSLGFTDPIFYVSEKNIRLNRKPARYIFVNQFYYSELEKRMISVLEESGNRIYVIWQGLEDSFDQGSLKMKSPILEDLQDGDFRVEKIEIIKTENEDQMVLAFLEAHAVELSQSLDEKDKKLSARLILDRQFCAKPYRELFARKVFAYPQAVSFSQSDLWQMLQLWQTHLEALAQSREQRYLPLRLVLQACSRELFVRFYQPDWGIVQRDALLREIKSLSRDDYLYLDKDLELFDLLSAEKQYPLLQSVMKSHFALLKQLGGIKNITGLCHVIDLSGALEIKAMCSPNELLYSDIREQFYERLANFCSIEHLGIVSDWRAIYADSGIALSARILKLFIEYLKSARYRFQKSGGAETLYEIGNLLDSRDLRYDEVIFFHTVEGEIPSNPGPVWLLNETQRAKLGLKSFTQIRDWERYYFFRLILCAKQARIYCYRNQDNDIEPGSFVSELILLHEHGRLSGFELNQVESTHPVSALYEGKLLAATPKRQIPGLEDKDICGFESGDAFFGMPCEAEKDFPKGEIRTSYYNLSQMTKNPFAWYINGLRRLENYDLALKETIGPKLFGTIMHAYLSELLRPLGGWHEGIAALEKAFSDTDKLTKILLELLSGHQYRYKIPQNYNHEFLTGIISECLVTSVRLFYQEFLLPKLKNRHFELIPEQDRMSDEEKVHKELVSAEYPDGEIRLLIRGKADLRIETGQQNIIVDFKTGGEDEGQLAFYEYFYYLLDPEGDEAMPVSLFWQILDQQRGKKSTDENKRVRWREQVQARLEDILQNGYRLPIKVADRKTLAAISRADLFNNSFRRDNVGF